The Meiothermus ruber DSM 1279 genome includes the window CACTTTGCTGAGTTGGTCTGCTCCAATAGCCTGGGGGGTGAGGGCGAGACCAACGCAAAAGGCTTGTTGCAGGCTGAGCTGCGGGCTGCCGGCTCGCTAGTGATGCAGGCTGCCGACCACAACCGGGTTCCGGCGGGCGGGGCGCTGGCGGTAGAGCGGGAAGGGTTTTCGCAGGAGATTACCCGGCGGCTCGAGGCCCATCCGAACATTGAGGTGGTGCGGGAAGAGCTAACGAGGATTCCTCCGGACGGCATTACCGTGCTGGCGACCGGCCCGCTCACCTCCGATGCCCTCGCGGAGCACCTGCGCGCGCTGCTGGGCGATGAATTCCTGGGGTTCTACGATGCCGCCGCGCCGGTGGTGCTGGGCGAGAGCATCAACATGGAAGTGGTCTACCGGGCCGGGCGGTACGGCCAGAGCGCCGACTATTTGAACTGCCCCCTCAACGAGGAGCAGTACCGCCGGTTTTACGAGGTGCTAAGCCAGGCCCGCAAGCACACCCCCCACGAGTGGGAGAAGCTCGAGTTCTTCGAGGGCTGCATGCCCATCGAGGAAATTGCCCGCCGCGGCTTCGACACCCCGCGCTTTGGCCCCATGAAGCCGGTGGGCCTGCCCGACCCCCGAACCGGCCAGGAGCCCTACGCCGTGGTGCAGCTGCGGGCCGAGGATCGGCGCGGCCAGATGTGGAGCCTGGTGGGCTTCCAGACCGGATTGAAGTGGGGCGACCAGAAGCTGGTGGTGCAGAGCATACCGGGCCTGGAGAACGCCGAGATCGTGCGCTACGGGGTGATGCACCGCAACACCTACCTGTGCGCCCCCCGGCTGATTGAACCGACCCTGCAGTTCCGGGCGCACCCGAACCTGCTGGTAAGCGGGGTGCTGTGCGGGGTGGAGGGTTACCTCGAGTCCGCAGCCACCGGCTTTCTGGCCGGCCTCAACGCGGCCCGGCTGGCCCAGGGTCAGGAAGCCCTGGTTCCACCCGAAGCGACGATGCTGGGCGGCCTGGTGCGGTACCTGGCCAGCGCCAACCCCGACAACTTCCAGCCTATGAACGCCAACTGGGGGCTGGTGCCCGCCGAGGTCGGCAAGGGCAAAAAGTCCGAGAAACGGGCCCGGATGTTCCACCGGGGCCTGGCCGAGTTTCGGGCCTGGCTGGCCCGGTCGGTGGGCCTGGTTAGCGAGGAAATACTGGCAGGTTGAGGGCGGCCAGGCTGGCGTACACCACCTGCCAGCCCTGCTCGCCGAACACCAACTGGGCCTCGCCGCTGCGCCGCACCGGACTGCCGTCCAGCACGGCCAGCAGGCTGAAGCGCAGGGTGGCCTGGTTGCCCGCCAGCCGGGTTTGCAGGTTCTCGAGGCTAAACCCATCCAGCCGAACCCCGCTGCGGCCAAACGCCGCTGAAGGGTTCCGCAGGAAGCGCTGGCTCCAGACCGGGTCGTTGCACTTCAGGCCCTCGAACACCTGGCGCAGGGCGTTCTCGGCCAGCAGAGCCGAAGGTTGGGGGCGCAGGTTGGGGTCGGGGCGGGCAATGGCCTCGAGGGCGGCCCTGGCCCAGTGGCAGGGCGGCACATCCACAAAGGGCGAGGTGCCCGCCGCAGGCTGTGCCAGCGAAAAGCCCCCCAGGAGAAACAGGGCCACGAGCTTTTGCATAGCCTCAAAGTGACAGATGGGGCGGCTTTCCGCAAGGGAACCGAATACCTTTCGGAGTAGGTATAAACTGTGCAAGATGGAACGTAAATACTTTGGAACCGACGGGGTGCGGGGCGTGGCCGGGGAGCCACCGCTGACGCCCGAGTTTGTGCTCAAGCTGGGCCAGGCAGCAGGGGCGTTCTTTAAAAGCACGGTCAAGCGGCCGGTAATTTTGCTGGGCAAAGACACCCGCCAGTCCTGCGACATGCTCGAGGCTGCCCTGGCCGCGGGCCTGATGTCCCAGGGCGTGCAGGTCGAACACCTGGGGGTGCTGCCCACCCCGGGGGTGGCCTACCTGACCAAGGCCCTGGAGGCCACCGCCGGCGTGATGATCTCCGCCAGCCACAACCCCTACCAGGACAACGGCATCAAGTTTTTTAGCGCTGCGGGCGACAAGCTGCCCGACCAGGCTGAAAGCGAGATCGAGGGCCTGCTGGAACGCGAGTTCAAGACCGATGGCATCGGCACGGTCTCCGACTTCCGCGAGGCCGAGCGGATGTACCTGGACTTCCTGTCTTCCAAAGGAAGCAGCCTGGAAGGGCTCAAGGTGGCCCTCGACACCGCCAACGGGGCCACCTATCGCCTGGCCCATCGGCTATTCCAGCGGCTGGGGGCCGAGGTGTTCGTGATGTTCAACACCCCCGATGGGCGCAACATCAACAAAGGCTGCGGTTCGACCCACCCTGAGTTTTTGCGCCAGCAGGTGGTGGAGATGGGCTTTGACCTGGGGGTGGCCTTCGACGGCGACGGCGACCGGGCCATCCTGGTAGACCGGCAGGGGCGCGAGTTTCACGGCGACCACGTGCTCTACCTGAACGCCCTGGTACGACGCGAGCCGGGGGTGGTGGGCACCCTGATGAGCAACATGGGCCTCGAGGTCAAACTGCGCGAGGCCGGCATCAACTTCTACCGCACCGCGGTGGGCGACCGCTACGTCTATGAGAAACTCAAGGCCTCGGCCCTGACCCTGGGCGGGGAGCAGAGCGGCCACGTGCTCTTCCTCGACCACGCCCCCACCGGCGACGGCATGCTCACGGCCATCCTGACCCTGAAGGCCATGCGCGAGTCCGGGCGCGACCTTTCCGAGTGGTACGAGGCCCTGCCCATGTACCCGCAGATTCTGAAGAATGTGCGGGTCTCGGATAAACAAAAGGTCATGCAGCAGCCCGAGCTGCACCAGGCCATCCAGGAGGCCGAGCAAAAGCTATCGGGCCAGGGGCGGGTCAACGTGCGCCCCTCCGGCACCGAGCCGCTGGTGCGGGTGATGGTGGAAGGCCCCGCCGAACTGATCGAGCCGGTTTCCTCGGAACTGGTAGCGCTGGTAGAGCGCCTGGGAAGCGCCAGCTAGTATGAAGGTACGCCTGCCCATTACCGTCCGCTACGCCGAGACCGACGCCATGGGGGTGGTGCACCACAGCAGCTATGTGATCTGGCTCGAGGCCGCGCGGGTGGAGTGGCTCAACCAGATTGGGCTTCCCTATACCCAGATTGAAGCCCAGGGCCTGGCCTTTGCCGTGGTGGAAATTGGCCTAACCTACCGCAGCCCGGCCCGGTTCGGCGACACGGTCGAGGTCGAAACC containing:
- the glmM gene encoding phosphoglucosamine mutase — protein: MERKYFGTDGVRGVAGEPPLTPEFVLKLGQAAGAFFKSTVKRPVILLGKDTRQSCDMLEAALAAGLMSQGVQVEHLGVLPTPGVAYLTKALEATAGVMISASHNPYQDNGIKFFSAAGDKLPDQAESEIEGLLEREFKTDGIGTVSDFREAERMYLDFLSSKGSSLEGLKVALDTANGATYRLAHRLFQRLGAEVFVMFNTPDGRNINKGCGSTHPEFLRQQVVEMGFDLGVAFDGDGDRAILVDRQGREFHGDHVLYLNALVRREPGVVGTLMSNMGLEVKLREAGINFYRTAVGDRYVYEKLKASALTLGGEQSGHVLFLDHAPTGDGMLTAILTLKAMRESGRDLSEWYEALPMYPQILKNVRVSDKQKVMQQPELHQAIQEAEQKLSGQGRVNVRPSGTEPLVRVMVEGPAELIEPVSSELVALVERLGSAS
- a CDS encoding acyl-CoA thioesterase yields the protein MKVRLPITVRYAETDAMGVVHHSSYVIWLEAARVEWLNQIGLPYTQIEAQGLAFAVVEIGLTYRSPARFGDTVEVETWLSEATSRTLQYRYRVWKGQTLLAEGFTRHLCQDTRGKAVRIPAAVAEPLHRHLLSD
- the trmFO gene encoding methylenetetrahydrofolate--tRNA-(uracil(54)-C(5))-methyltransferase (FADH(2)-oxidizing) TrmFO; its protein translation is MMKVHVIGAGLSGAEAAFTAARLGAQVRLYEMRPRRMTPAHQTGHFAELVCSNSLGGEGETNAKGLLQAELRAAGSLVMQAADHNRVPAGGALAVEREGFSQEITRRLEAHPNIEVVREELTRIPPDGITVLATGPLTSDALAEHLRALLGDEFLGFYDAAAPVVLGESINMEVVYRAGRYGQSADYLNCPLNEEQYRRFYEVLSQARKHTPHEWEKLEFFEGCMPIEEIARRGFDTPRFGPMKPVGLPDPRTGQEPYAVVQLRAEDRRGQMWSLVGFQTGLKWGDQKLVVQSIPGLENAEIVRYGVMHRNTYLCAPRLIEPTLQFRAHPNLLVSGVLCGVEGYLESAATGFLAGLNAARLAQGQEALVPPEATMLGGLVRYLASANPDNFQPMNANWGLVPAEVGKGKKSEKRARMFHRGLAEFRAWLARSVGLVSEEILAG